The following coding sequences lie in one Panicum virgatum strain AP13 chromosome 6N, P.virgatum_v5, whole genome shotgun sequence genomic window:
- the LOC120679307 gene encoding U3 small nucleolar ribonucleoprotein protein IMP4-like isoform X3 yields the protein MIRRNQRMRREYLYTKSLEGTERALFEKKRRIRQALEEGKPIPTELRNEEHELRRQIDLEDQERQVPKSFVDNEYATGTIREPKILLTTSRDPSAPLIQFVKELKVVFPNSQRINRGGQVLSAIVESCRSHDITDLILVHEHRGQPDGLVISHLPQGPTAYFGLLNVVTRHDIKDRKTMGKMSEAYPHLILDNFSTKIGERTATILKHLFPVPKPDSKRIITFANRDDYISFRHHVYEKPGGPKSIDLKEVGPRFEMRLYKLTLGTMEQNEAPCEFELRPYINTAKKQRTLGA from the exons ATGATTCGGCGGAACCAGAGGATGCGGCGGGAGTACCTGTACACCAAGAGCCTGGAGGGCACCGAGCGGGCGCTGTTCGAGAAGAAGCGCCGCATCCGGCAGGCGCTCGAGGAGGGCAAGCCCATCCCCACCGAGCTCCGCAACGAGGAGCACGAGCTGCGGAGGCAGATCGACCTCGAGGACCAGGAGCGTCAAG TTCCAAAGAGCTTCGTTGATAATGAGTACGCGACTGGCACGATTCGGGAGCCCAAGATACTCTTGACCACGTCTCGCGATCCCAGCGCCCCCCTGATTCAGTTTGTTAAg GAGCTGAAGGTTGTCTTTCCCAACTCACAAAGAATTAACCGTGGTGGCCAG GTCTTATCAGCTATTGTTGAGTCTTGCCGGTCGCATGATATTACTGATCTTATTTTGGTCCATGAACATCGCGGTCAACCTGATGGTTTGGTCATCTCTCATCTACCACAAGGTCCAACTGCATACTTTGGATTACTCAATGTG GTAACAAGGCATGACATCAAGGACAGGAAGACAATGGGCAAAATGTCAGAAGCTTACCCCCATTTAATACTTGACAACTTCTCAACCAAG aTTGGTGAAAGGACTGCTACTATTCTGAAGCACCTCTTTCCTGTGCCAAAGCCAGATTCTAAGCGAATAATTACTTTTGCTAATAGGGATGACTACATTTCTTTCAG GCATCACGTCTACGAGAAACCAGGCGGCCCCAAGTCTATCGACCTGAAAGAGGTTGGCCCCCGATTTGAGATGCGGCTGTACAAG CTCACACTAGGAACTATGGAACAAAACGAAGCGCCATGTGAGTTTGAGCTGCGCCCCTACATCAACACTGCCAAGAAACAAAGGACTCTTGGCGCATGA
- the LOC120679307 gene encoding U3 small nucleolar ribonucleoprotein protein IMP4-like isoform X1, with protein sequence MIRRNQRMRREYLYTKSLEGTERALFEKKRRIRQALEEGKPIPTELRNEEHELRRQIDLEDQERQGAAVPKSFVDNEYATGTIREPKILLTTSRDPSAPLIQFVKELKVVFPNSQRINRGGQVLSAIVESCRSHDITDLILVHEHRGQPDGLVISHLPQGPTAYFGLLNVVTRHDIKDRKTMGKMSEAYPHLILDNFSTKIGERTATILKHLFPVPKPDSKRIITFANRDDYISFRHHVYEKPGGPKSIDLKEVGPRFEMRLYKLTLGTMEQNEAPCEFELRPYINTAKKQRTLGA encoded by the exons ATGATTCGGCGGAACCAGAGGATGCGGCGGGAGTACCTGTACACCAAGAGCCTGGAGGGCACCGAGCGGGCGCTGTTCGAGAAGAAGCGCCGCATCCGGCAGGCGCTCGAGGAGGGCAAGCCCATCCCCACCGAGCTCCGCAACGAGGAGCACGAGCTGCGGAGGCAGATCGACCTCGAGGACCAGGAGCGTCAAG GTGCCGCAGTTCCAAAGAGCTTCGTTGATAATGAGTACGCGACTGGCACGATTCGGGAGCCCAAGATACTCTTGACCACGTCTCGCGATCCCAGCGCCCCCCTGATTCAGTTTGTTAAg GAGCTGAAGGTTGTCTTTCCCAACTCACAAAGAATTAACCGTGGTGGCCAG GTCTTATCAGCTATTGTTGAGTCTTGCCGGTCGCATGATATTACTGATCTTATTTTGGTCCATGAACATCGCGGTCAACCTGATGGTTTGGTCATCTCTCATCTACCACAAGGTCCAACTGCATACTTTGGATTACTCAATGTG GTAACAAGGCATGACATCAAGGACAGGAAGACAATGGGCAAAATGTCAGAAGCTTACCCCCATTTAATACTTGACAACTTCTCAACCAAG aTTGGTGAAAGGACTGCTACTATTCTGAAGCACCTCTTTCCTGTGCCAAAGCCAGATTCTAAGCGAATAATTACTTTTGCTAATAGGGATGACTACATTTCTTTCAG GCATCACGTCTACGAGAAACCAGGCGGCCCCAAGTCTATCGACCTGAAAGAGGTTGGCCCCCGATTTGAGATGCGGCTGTACAAG CTCACACTAGGAACTATGGAACAAAACGAAGCGCCATGTGAGTTTGAGCTGCGCCCCTACATCAACACTGCCAAGAAACAAAGGACTCTTGGCGCATGA